The following proteins are co-located in the Hypomesus transpacificus isolate Combined female chromosome 23, fHypTra1, whole genome shotgun sequence genome:
- the LOC124485514 gene encoding norrin encodes MVLLARCEGHCSHTSRSDPLISFSSVLKQPFKSTCYCCRPHTSKLKAVRLRCSGGTRITATYRYILACACEECS; translated from the coding sequence ATGGTGTTGCTCGCTCGCTGCGAGGGCCACTGCAGCCACACGTCGCGCTCAGACCCCCTCATCTCCTTCAGCTCCGTGCTGAAGCAGCCTTTCAAGAGCACCTGCTACTGCTGCCGGCCCCACACCTCCAAGCTGAAGGCGGTGCGTCTGCGCTGCTCGGGGGGCACCCGCATCACGGCCACCTACAGGTACATTCTGGCCTGCGCCTGCGAGGAGTGCAGCTGA
- the fundc1 gene encoding FUN14 domain-containing protein 1 yields MADREAENEEEVYEVVDITEYARRQQWWGRLFGNNSGPMAEKYSVATQIAIGGVSGWCAGYVFQKVGKIAATAVGGGFLLLQIANNSGYVQVDWKRVEKDVNKAKKHLKKRADQAGPELNSFIEDSSEFVKKNVVVTSGFIGGFLLGLAS; encoded by the exons ATGGCGGATCGTGAAGCTG AGAATGAAGAGGAGGTATATGAGGTGGTGGACATAACAGAATATGCGAGACGTCAACAGTGGTGGGGACGCCTGTTTGGAAACAACTCGGGCCCCATGGCAGAGAAATATTCGGTGGCCACACAGATCGCCATAGGTGGAGTGAGCGGATG GTGTGCAGGTTACGTATTTCAGAAAGTTGGAAAGATTGCAGCCACAGCTGTGGGTGGAGGATTCCTGTTGTTACAG ATAGCCAACAACAGTGGCTATGTACAGGTGGATTGGAAAAGAGTGGAGAAGGATGTCAACAAAGCCAAGAAACACCTGAAAAAGAGGGCTGATCAAGCAGGACCAGAGCTCAACTCGTTCATTGAGGAT TCCTCAGAGTTTGTGAAGAAAAACGTTGTCGTCACAAGTGGATTCATCGGAGGGTTTTTACTTGGCCTGGCATCATAG
- the efhc2 gene encoding EF-hand domain-containing family member C2 isoform X1 has product MALPMVPGNSPNKNLGKDKFHKSQHFDYSNGVAMMVGSEKPGIGGEPLLGQKTWPKYSVFPKGEGSDMPSWVAFDKQVLCFNAYFEETVTQKQEEKYRVRRCKIYFYLEDDTIQVVEPEFKNSGIPQGTLIRRHRIPLPPPNDNQFYTVHHFNTNQQMTLYSRTFMITDCDPFTKNFLRKLGVRINGPGSAPEDPYSNLRQQMEENMKPLRPYERQDTLKQFLDHDRNVLRFYCHWDDSENMFGDPRELTLHYFLADDTIEIREVIYPNSGRDAAPKFLHRSKLPKHGPVAKRQPGEITDRTVLNVFGPMGQGGRYILDSLRTGAVQDEFYKDSDLILGGVVNVWGRRVVICDCDNFTKEHYRSKYGIEDFAPIQYKAPPAPKPPRPVPPYNGFGSEEDSLCSCQGLLPKPPQKDLRKFVDREGLESNVLRFLGKMATDDPVNRDRVFIISFYLGDDTISVFEPPQRNSGVLGGKFLERGRIKKPGQELFKSEMSQYFCARDLFVGARLALNNQAFQLVDADDYAFNYMEQHAEEFPMANVGTIISKLRSVSEEKMREIKRFLALSDPGSTGLIPYEAFRGLLVGMNWGLSEHEVMMLGRCFSAPEQPADDLGQMLAVAQDQLRKKHFESFADMARAFTHEDRHKLGRLSTKETRTVCKAFHLPLADDLLLALFNKFETGDEIDYHAFLAGINWRENPAPPILPDDALKFDADWSGEARGPAVRNVKYSVLLEKVLDSVKNPTDATL; this is encoded by the exons ATGGCGCTCCCGATGGTACCTGGGAATTCTCCTAATAAAAAC TTGGGAAAAGACAAATTCCACAAGTCCCAACATTTTGACTATTCCAATGGGGTCGCTATGATGGTGGGGTCTGAGAAACCAGGCATTGGAGGGGAACCACTTCTGGGTCAGAAGACTTGGCCAAAGTACTCTGTGTTCCCCAAAGGAGAAGGCAGTGACATGCCATCGTGGGTGGCCTTTGACAAGCAG GTGCTTTGCTTCAATGCCTACTTTGAGGAAACAGTGACCcagaagcaggaggagaagtACAGGGTGCGGAGGTGTAAGATCTACTTCTACCTGGAGGACGACACCATACAGGTGGTAGAACCAGAGTTCAAGAACAGTGGCATCCCTCAAG GGACGTTGATTCGCCGTCACCGAATTCCACTTCCACCGCCGAATGACAACCAGTTCTACACAGTGCACCATTTCAACACCAACCAGCAGATGACACTGTACTCGCGCACCTTCATGATCACAGACTGTGACCCTTTCACCAAGAACTTCCTGAGGAAGCTAGGGGTCCGCATCAATGGCCCCGGCTCTGCCCCTGAAGACCCCTACAGCAACCTCCGGCaacag ATGGAGGAGAATATGAAGCCACTGAGGCCCTACGAGAGGCAAGACACGCTCAAGCAGTTCCTGGATCATGACCGGAACGTTCTGAGGTTCTACTGCCACTGGGACGACTCGGAGAACATGTTTGGTGACCCGCGGGAGCTCACGCTGCACTACTTCCTGGCCGATGACACCATCGAGATCCGCGAGGTCATCTACCCCAACTCTGGACGAGACGCTGCGCCCAAGTTCCTTCACAGGAGCAAACTACCCAAG CATGGTCCTGTGGCCAAGCGGCAGCCCGGAGAGATCACAGACCGCACGGTGCTCAACGTGTTTGGGCCCATGGGCCAAGGAGGACGCTACATCCTAGACAGCCTCAGA ACTGGTGCAGTTCAGGATGAGTTCTATAAGGACAGTGACCTGATTCTGGGTGGGGTAGTGAATGTGTGGGGAAGGAGGGTAGTCATCTGTGACTGTGACAACTTCACCAAAGAGCACTATCGCTCCAAGTACGGCATTG AGGACTTTGCCCCCATCCAGTACAAGGCGCCCCCTGCCCCCAAGCCCCCCCGGCCAGTGCCCCCCTACAACGGTTTTGGCTCTGAGGAGGACTCCCTGTGCTCCTGCCAGGGCCTGCTGCCCAAGCCTCCTCAGAAAGACCTGCGCAAATTCgtggacag ggaggggctggagagcAACGTGCTGAGGTTTCTGGGGAAGATGGCGACGGACGACCCCGTCAACCGTGACCGGGTGTTCATCATTTCCTTCTACCTCGGTGATGACACCATCTCCGTGTTTGAGCCCCCGCAGAGGAACTCAG GTGTGCTGGGCGGTAAGTTCCTGGAACGCGGTCGCATCAAGAAACCGGGCCAGGAGCTTTTCAAGAGTGAGATGTCGCAATACTTCTGCGCCCGGGACCTGTTTGTTGGAGCTAGGCTCGCCCTCAACAACCAGGCCTTCCAGCTGGTGGATGCAGACGATTACGCCTTCAACTACATGGAGCAGCATGCTGAGGAG tTCCCCATGGCTAATGTAGGCACCATCATCAGTAAGCTTCGCTCCGTCTCagaggagaagatgagagagatCAAACGGTTCCTGGCCCTCAGCGACCCTGGCAGCACGGGCCTCATCCCCTACGAGGCCTTCAG GGGTCTGCTGGTGGGGATGAATTGGGGCCTGTCGGAGCACGAGGTGATGATGCTGGGCCGGTGTTTCTCGGCGCCGGAGCAGCCCGCTGACGACCTGGGCCAGATGCTGGCTGTGGCTCAggaccaactcaggaagaaacactttgagagcttcgctgacaTGGCCCGGGCCTTCACGCACGAGGACCGACACAa gCTCGGCCGTCTGTCCACCAAGGAGACCAGGACGGTGTGCAAGGCCTTCCATCTGCCCCTGGCTGACGACCTGCTCCTGGCCCTGTTCAACAA GTTTGAGACAGGGGATGAGATCGACTACCATGCCTTCCTCGCTGGCATCAACTGGAGGGAGAACCCTGCCCCTCCGATCCTGCCCGATGATGCCCTGAAG TTTGACGCAGACTGGAGCGGGGAGGCCCGGGGCCCAGCAGTGAGGAACGTCAAGTACTCAGTCCTTCTGGAGAAGGTTCTAGACAGTGTGAAGAACCCCACGGACGCAACATTGTGA
- the efhc2 gene encoding EF-hand domain-containing family member C2 isoform X2 encodes MALPMVPGNSPNKNLGKDKFHKSQHFDYSNGVAMMVGSEKPGIGGEPLLGQKTWPKYSVFPKGEGSDMPSWVAFDKQVLCFNAYFEETVTQKQEEKYRVRRCKIYFYLEDDTIQVVEPEFKNSGIPQGTLIRRHRIPLPPPNDNQFYTVHHFNTNQQMTLYSRTFMITDCDPFTKNFLRKLGVRINGPGSAPEDPYSNLRQQMEENMKPLRPYERQDTLKQFLDHDRNVLRFYCHWDDSENMFGDPRELTLHYFLADDTIEIREVIYPNSGRDAAPKFLHRSKLPKHGPVAKRQPGEITDRTVLNVFGPMGQGGRYILDSLRTGAVQDEFYKDSDLILGGVVNVWGRRVVICDCDNFTKEHYRSKYGIEDFAPIQYKAPPAPKPPRPVPPYNGFGSEEDSLCSCQGLLPKPPQKDLRKFVDREGLESNVLRFLGKMATDDPVNRDRVFIISFYLGDDTISVFEPPQRNSGVLGGKFLERGRIKKPGQELFKSEMSQYFCARDLFVGARLALNNQAFQLVDADDYAFNYMEQHAEEFPMANVGTIISKLRSVSEEKMREIKRFLALSDPGSTGLIPYEAFRGLLVGMNWGLSEHEVMMLGRCFSAPEQPADDLGQMLAVAQDQLRKKHFESFADMARAFTHEDRHKLGRLSTKETRTVCKAFHLPLADDLLLALFNKFETGDEIDYHAFLAGINWRENPAPPILPDDALKLFSASRGPKIVSHSLVRYLAFLDKLCGSPEEE; translated from the exons ATGGCGCTCCCGATGGTACCTGGGAATTCTCCTAATAAAAAC TTGGGAAAAGACAAATTCCACAAGTCCCAACATTTTGACTATTCCAATGGGGTCGCTATGATGGTGGGGTCTGAGAAACCAGGCATTGGAGGGGAACCACTTCTGGGTCAGAAGACTTGGCCAAAGTACTCTGTGTTCCCCAAAGGAGAAGGCAGTGACATGCCATCGTGGGTGGCCTTTGACAAGCAG GTGCTTTGCTTCAATGCCTACTTTGAGGAAACAGTGACCcagaagcaggaggagaagtACAGGGTGCGGAGGTGTAAGATCTACTTCTACCTGGAGGACGACACCATACAGGTGGTAGAACCAGAGTTCAAGAACAGTGGCATCCCTCAAG GGACGTTGATTCGCCGTCACCGAATTCCACTTCCACCGCCGAATGACAACCAGTTCTACACAGTGCACCATTTCAACACCAACCAGCAGATGACACTGTACTCGCGCACCTTCATGATCACAGACTGTGACCCTTTCACCAAGAACTTCCTGAGGAAGCTAGGGGTCCGCATCAATGGCCCCGGCTCTGCCCCTGAAGACCCCTACAGCAACCTCCGGCaacag ATGGAGGAGAATATGAAGCCACTGAGGCCCTACGAGAGGCAAGACACGCTCAAGCAGTTCCTGGATCATGACCGGAACGTTCTGAGGTTCTACTGCCACTGGGACGACTCGGAGAACATGTTTGGTGACCCGCGGGAGCTCACGCTGCACTACTTCCTGGCCGATGACACCATCGAGATCCGCGAGGTCATCTACCCCAACTCTGGACGAGACGCTGCGCCCAAGTTCCTTCACAGGAGCAAACTACCCAAG CATGGTCCTGTGGCCAAGCGGCAGCCCGGAGAGATCACAGACCGCACGGTGCTCAACGTGTTTGGGCCCATGGGCCAAGGAGGACGCTACATCCTAGACAGCCTCAGA ACTGGTGCAGTTCAGGATGAGTTCTATAAGGACAGTGACCTGATTCTGGGTGGGGTAGTGAATGTGTGGGGAAGGAGGGTAGTCATCTGTGACTGTGACAACTTCACCAAAGAGCACTATCGCTCCAAGTACGGCATTG AGGACTTTGCCCCCATCCAGTACAAGGCGCCCCCTGCCCCCAAGCCCCCCCGGCCAGTGCCCCCCTACAACGGTTTTGGCTCTGAGGAGGACTCCCTGTGCTCCTGCCAGGGCCTGCTGCCCAAGCCTCCTCAGAAAGACCTGCGCAAATTCgtggacag ggaggggctggagagcAACGTGCTGAGGTTTCTGGGGAAGATGGCGACGGACGACCCCGTCAACCGTGACCGGGTGTTCATCATTTCCTTCTACCTCGGTGATGACACCATCTCCGTGTTTGAGCCCCCGCAGAGGAACTCAG GTGTGCTGGGCGGTAAGTTCCTGGAACGCGGTCGCATCAAGAAACCGGGCCAGGAGCTTTTCAAGAGTGAGATGTCGCAATACTTCTGCGCCCGGGACCTGTTTGTTGGAGCTAGGCTCGCCCTCAACAACCAGGCCTTCCAGCTGGTGGATGCAGACGATTACGCCTTCAACTACATGGAGCAGCATGCTGAGGAG tTCCCCATGGCTAATGTAGGCACCATCATCAGTAAGCTTCGCTCCGTCTCagaggagaagatgagagagatCAAACGGTTCCTGGCCCTCAGCGACCCTGGCAGCACGGGCCTCATCCCCTACGAGGCCTTCAG GGGTCTGCTGGTGGGGATGAATTGGGGCCTGTCGGAGCACGAGGTGATGATGCTGGGCCGGTGTTTCTCGGCGCCGGAGCAGCCCGCTGACGACCTGGGCCAGATGCTGGCTGTGGCTCAggaccaactcaggaagaaacactttgagagcttcgctgacaTGGCCCGGGCCTTCACGCACGAGGACCGACACAa gCTCGGCCGTCTGTCCACCAAGGAGACCAGGACGGTGTGCAAGGCCTTCCATCTGCCCCTGGCTGACGACCTGCTCCTGGCCCTGTTCAACAA GTTTGAGACAGGGGATGAGATCGACTACCATGCCTTCCTCGCTGGCATCAACTGGAGGGAGAACCCTGCCCCTCCGATCCTGCCCGATGATGCCCTGAAG CTTTTTTCCGCCTCGCGGGGCCCTAAGATTGTCAGCCATTCTCTGGTCCGCTACCTTGCCTTCCTCgacaagctctgtggaagccctGAAGAAGAGTGA